DNA from Eucalyptus grandis isolate ANBG69807.140 chromosome 5, ASM1654582v1, whole genome shotgun sequence:
ACCGAAGTCAAATGAAGCAAAAACCGGGTAAGCAAGTGGTGGGAGATGTGTTAATAAATTCAAGGAtgtatttttgtgtttttgtttttttttttaattctttcgtTACTTTAgcactccaattttttttttttttttttttttttcggtcgaaaCTTTAGCTCTCAATTTGGTGGGTTAGCTTTTTCATGTACCTTGCTTCTAACTATCTTAAGTGTGAAAACTTTCAATACATTTCTTCTTAGCTCTTATCCTAGCTACCAAGACTGCCTTAAAAAGGGATTAGGAATCAATTAGCAATGCCTTGCTTCCTTTAACATGGGAAAATGCCTACATCTAATAGTTTATTCTTTGAATGATAGACAAGAGGGCATTCTTTCATTGATAGATCTAATTTTATACatctttgtgtttgtaaattgTGGATCACATCCGTAAAAGTTACCTTCTCTCTCCTTATCGATAGATTTTTACATGGAATTAGAGAAAGTGTCCTATCCATCTATGTCAAAGTGTTACCATTtcggaagcaaataaataaataaaaaaggtcaTAATTTTCTGTATGTGATTATTCGTTTAAATCACTGGGAATTCGTGTTCTAAACGCACATAAAAATGTCTTCCCATCGGTTGCACTAGCCGATTAAATAAGTGGCACTAGCCATGTTGGTTGCAACCACATGTTGAGTGTCCTGAGGTCATCTTTTACAATATCAACTTAGTTAACTCACTAGTGTGGCAGGCATTGGAAATTCATTCAATCGGTGCTACAAGAGATTGTGATGAAGCTGAAGACAAAAGACAAATACGTTACCGAGCATTTAGTTGGAATGGACGATCCAGTGGAAGCCGTTCTGAAGTTGTTGGACATGGACTCCGAGGGCTTGCGCTTTGTGCTAATCCATGGAATGGGTGGAATTGGTAAAACGACTCTTGCTAAGGTTGTGTTCAACAAACTAAATTCCCTCTTTAGTCATTGCTGCTTCTTGGGAAATGTTCGAGAGTTGTCGATCAACTTTGGCCTCATAAATTTACAAAAACAGCTATTGTCTAACACGTTGGGTTTAGCCTTTCAAGACAAACTATACAATGTTGACGATGGGATCAAGGTGATTAGGCAGCGACTTTCTTATAGGAAACTCTTCATCATTCTCGATGATGTGGATGATGAGGAGCAACTCGAGAAACTAGCCATTAAGCACATTTCATTTGGCTCGGGAAGCAGAGTTATTTTGACAACTAGGAATAGAAGCATCATAGAAGCCAACCAAATTTTGAAGTATGAATTGAAGCCGTTGGATTCCATTCAATCACTTGAGCTTTTCAGTAGACATGCTTTTGGAAGTAATCCTCCTCCAGATAATTATGTTGGTCTTTCGAAAGAAGTAGTTTCTATGACTGGGGGGCTTCCCTTGGCTCTCGAAGTCATAGGCTCATTACTTCATTGGCAAAACAAAGCATCATGGATAGATGTGCTGGACAATTTGAGGGAAATACCTCCTGAGAAGGTCCAAGACAAGCTGAAGATCAGCTACAATGCCCTAAGTCTTGAGCAAAAACAGATCTTTCTCGATATCGCTTGTCTATTTGTGAACGAAGACAAGACGAATGCATTCTTCATGTGGAAAGATTGTAGATTTTTCCCAGATTATTCGATTCAAGTCCTTGTTTATAGGTCCCTGATAAAGATAACTGATGATAACAAAttatggatgcatgaccaattgaGATATCTCGGGAGGAAAATTGTTCGTGGAGATATGAAGATAATGGATCCAAGAAACCAGAGTAGGTTGTGGATTCCTGAGATGGCCAATAAAATCATAAGAACAAAGGAGGTAAAACGATATGCTTGGCCACTGAATTCTAGAtttctcaatattttatttatcaataagGAGCCCTTTTCAATAGAGAgaatttgaaaacaattttcattTACTCTTATGCTACTTTACCATTGAATGGCAGAGAAAGGAGGCCATTGAAGCAATCTGCTTAGATGGATTTGAATCGGGAACCTATACGAGCAAGGAGTTTTCAAGGCTTCCAAATATAAGGTTCCTTAGATTATTTAGGAAACAATTAGATGGAGACTTTGATAATCAACTTTCAGAGTTAAGACACATGGCCTGGTATTATTGTCCTCCAGAGTTGTTGGCCATCAATTTCCATCTAAGCAATCTTGTAGTTCTCGAGCTGTGTTGCAGTTCCATCATGGATGACTGGGCTGGATGGAGTGAAATCAAGGTATCATCCGTCGCTATATTTATTTATCTCCATTAAATTGTCTCAcacagtttttctatttttaattaaaatcaacTATACCATAACTATAAAGGCAATAACATGTTGTAAATAAAATGGCTCACAAATCGATTAATCAAGGCCATTCCACGAGTAAAACTAAGCTGACTAAGATGGTCTTGTACCATTAAATTAGATTGTATTGAATTAATAAATAGGTCGATATATGTGGATCAGGTTAGATAGGTGTTAGTTCTAAATAAACGATTTATATGggttaaatgaggaaaatgagtcaacccAATTACATCTAAGTTTCAGCACAACCATTTATTGGCTCTAAATTAGCACGGAATTTTCCCTTTACTCTCTTTAGCTATATTTAATAGGTTGCCAAGAAGCTTAAAGTTCTGGATCTCACATGTTgtgaagagataaccaagactCCAGACTTCTCTCATTATACGAGCTTAGAGAGATTGATCCTTCAAGGTTGCAGTCGACTGATTGAGGTTGATGGTTCCCTCGAAAAGCTTAAGTGCCTGATTTACTTCAACGCGGAAGGGTGTACAAGTCTTAGGGAGTTGCCCGAAGGAATTGGAGGGTTAGAGAAGCTCAAGTACTTGTACTTAGCCGATTGCAGAAAGTTGAGGAAGCTTCCTGAATCCTTTGCAAGACTGACATCACTGGTAGAGTTGGATCTCTCGTTTACGGCTATCTCAAGATTACCCAACTCCATTGGTAACCACAAGTGCTTGTCAACACTTAGATTGCAGGCTACAAAAATCAGACAACTTCCTAGTTCTATTGGGAACCTACAAGAACTTAAGTCTCTCGTTCTATCATCTACTAAAATGCAAAAACTCCCCATGTCGATTGGGAACTTGGAATCGCTACTCAAGTTGGATATCTGGAACACGAAATGTCTTCGGTTACCTAAATCTCTTGGAGACCTAAGTAGATTAAAAGTCATcaacatttcattttctttgataagGGAGTTACCGCGAAGCATTGTCACACTAAAGGAGTTGGAAGAGCTACATGCTGGGCTTTGCCCATCTCTAAAAGACATTCCCGAGGACATTTGGAAATTATCACTTTTGAGAGTTCTTAACTTGGAATCTAGCCCTATTAGAAGTGTTCCTTTGACGATTAATCTACTTCCTCACTTAGAGATATTAAGATTACATCGTTGTAGTGGACTTGAACTCTTGCCTGAGCTTCCCACAAGTTTGAAAAGTCTAAGCTTTGGATCAAAGTCGCTACGGTGGGTCTCAGATCTCTCAAACCTAACTCAATTGGTGGAGTTGAGATATAGTGGTCATGATGAGAACTACCATCCTTTGTTCTTCCAAGATGGTCCTTGCCGACAATCCCTCGAGTTCCTTCAACTATCTATGTCAACATTGTCACTCGAAAATCATACGTCATCAACCACTTTGTCATTTTGTCATAACTTCAGAAAATTAACACGTTTAAGTATTCATTACTGCCTTTGGAAGGAAGTTCAACTCGATGGGCTCGAACAGTTAATTGAATTTGATGTGGCAGGGTTAAAACTCCTGCAAGGATTTGCCGGTCTTTCGAGTTTGAAGAGGTTGAAGATGCTAAGTATGTCCAATTGCCCAAAT
Protein-coding regions in this window:
- the LOC104445038 gene encoding disease resistance protein RPV1-like, which gives rise to MNMGNRSEAGTSGGEPSAIDYDVFLSFRGPDTRQGFTDCLYHQMQEANIRVFLDEEELHVGKEIADELPVAIEKSKIYIPIFSKGYASSAWCLRELAHMVNCKKSKPSEKEIMPIFYDVKPRDVKLKSQWYVNALEEHEEKFGRETRQKWEDALKSIAQIKGWELKKQGHWKFIQSVLQEIVMKLKTKDKYVTEHLVGMDDPVEAVLKLLDMDSEGLRFVLIHGMGGIGKTTLAKVVFNKLNSLFSHCCFLGNVRELSINFGLINLQKQLLSNTLGLAFQDKLYNVDDGIKVIRQRLSYRKLFIILDDVDDEEQLEKLAIKHISFGSGSRVILTTRNRSIIEANQILKYELKPLDSIQSLELFSRHAFGSNPPPDNYVGLSKEVVSMTGGLPLALEVIGSLLHWQNKASWIDVLDNLREIPPEKVQDKLKISYNALSLEQKQIFLDIACLFVNEDKTNAFFMWKDCRFFPDYSIQVLVYRSLIKITDDNKLWMHDQLRYLGRKIVRGDMKIMDPRNQSRLWIPEMANKIIRTKERKEAIEAICLDGFESGTYTSKEFSRLPNIRFLRLFRKQLDGDFDNQLSELRHMAWYYCPPELLAINFHLSNLVVLELCCSSIMDDWAGWSEIKVAKKLKVLDLTCCEEITKTPDFSHYTSLERLILQGCSRLIEVDGSLEKLKCLIYFNAEGCTSLRELPEGIGGLEKLKYLYLADCRKLRKLPESFARLTSLVELDLSFTAISRLPNSIGNHKCLSTLRLQATKIRQLPSSIGNLQELKSLVLSSTKMQKLPMSIGNLESLLKLDIWNTKCLRLPKSLGDLSRLKVINISFSLIRELPRSIVTLKELEELHAGLCPSLKDIPEDIWKLSLLRVLNLESSPIRSVPLTINLLPHLEILRLHRCSGLELLPELPTSLKSLSFGSKSLRWVSDLSNLTQLVELRYSGHDENYHPLFFQDGPCRQSLEFLQLSMSTLSLENHTSSTTLSFCHNFRKLTRLSIHYCLWKEVQLDGLEQLIEFDVAGLKLLQGFAGLSSLKRLKMLSMSNCPNLTAIQGLGSLESLEHLGIHQCPKIESLDNLFDLKKLESLVVVYCEELLAVKGLDELETLKYLDFTGCRSLKIPDFCLLCVNGWEKRKEKRLINVILRIEDCVWEKGVENEECETAQNSSGGIQVTKWLLECLS